ATTGATAGATAATCATCACAATGTTGACGCACTTGGAAGAACCCCTGCACGTCAATGTCCAGAATCACGCCCGTCTGACAATCCCGATGTCGCTCCACTTCGTCGCGGAGCGTCCCGTAGTAATTGCCATGCACTTGCGCGTATTCGAGGAATTGCCCCGCCGCGATCCCCGCCTCGAAGCGGTCACGATCCCAGAAGTGATAGTGTTGTCCATCGACTTCCCCGGCTCGTGGCTTGCGGGTGGTCGCCGAGACAGACAACCGCAACGGAAGGCTCGCATCGGCTAACAACCGCTGGATCACCGTCGTTTTCCCCACTCCGCTGGGGCCGGATACAATGATTAACGGCGATCGACTCACCGGCGCAACTCCCGTTCATTCTACGTTTTGCAGCATTTCCCGGATTTTTTCGAGAATCGCCTTCATCTCAAACACTTGTTGCGAGATTGCCACATCGCCCGCCTTCGAGCCAATGGTGTTCGTCTCACGGTTCATTTCTTGCGTGACAAATTCCAACTTTCGCCCGGGGCTTTCGCCATCGCCGGTGATGAGTTGATGGAACTGCTGCAAGTGGCTCCCCAGTCGCATCACTTCTTCGGAAATATCACTCCGTTCCGAATAGACGGCGACTTCGCGGATCAAATCCGGCATCTCGATGGGGACTGCGGACTCTTGCAGTGCCTCGCGGATGCGTTCTTGGAGCCGTTGGCGGTATCCGGTGGCCACTTGCGGAACCAGCAGCTTGATTTGCTCCAAGCATTGCGTGAACACCCGAGCATGCTCGCGCAATTCTTCGGCCATTGCCGCGCCTTCTTGCCGACGCATCTCTTGCAGATTTTCGACCGCCGTTTCGATCGTCCGCTCGGCAATCGGCCATTCGGTATCGAAGGTATCTTCTGGCGGAGCCGCATCTCCAATCACGCCTGGCATTTGCGGCACTTGAGCAATCAGATGCGGCACCCAGGTGGGATTGCCGAATTCGACGCAAATTTCGGTCAACTCGCGGATATACTGCCGAATGAGCTCATGATCGAGCCGCCGGGCTTCGACTTTCCCGCCGGTGCGTTCGGCACGAATATGGACCTGCACGGTGCCACGTCGCACGACTTTGCGAACGATCTTCTCAATGTCGGATTCCATCGCCGGGTAGGGATCGCTGCCCCGAACCGAGACTTTGAGATACCGGTTGTTGACCGCCCGCAGTTCGACCGTCAGCGAACCGAATTCGCCTTGGGATTGCGCTTTGCCGAAACCGGTCATGCTGAGCAGCACACCACACCCTCAAAATAAAGCGACAGGCGAGCCGATCATCTCGGCTCGTCTGTTTGAATTCTGGAGAACCCCGATCGGGACCAATTACTGGGCATCAAGCGGCGACGAAACGACCGGGCCCGCATCGGCCCCACCCGACTTGGCGTCGGATTGAATCGCCCACACTTGCAGGATAATCAGAAGCACCCAAACGCCGGCGAATCCGATGGTGACCTTCACGAGGGCATCCGCGGAGCGGTAGCCCAAGGGGGTCGAACCCGACATGCCGCCCAGCGCCCCGGTCAAGCCGCCGCCTTTGCCTTCTTGCAGCAGCACTAAGCCGATGAGCATCACGCCCAGCAGAATCACCAGCACGTTCAGGACATTCGCCACCCACCAGACACCGAATAGGGCCACGAGGTTCTCTCCTGCTTGAACCAACTTCGGAGTGCACGTCCGAATTTCATCCGCGAATTCGCATTATACTTGCGATTCCCGCCACTGGAAAGGGGGGATCACCCCATGGCGGCCCGAACAATCGCCAAAAACGAATCGGCCTTCAGACTGGCCCCGCCCACCAGCGCGCCATCGACATCGGGCTGCGAGAGCAAATCCTTGGCGTTATCCGGCTTGACCGAGCCACCGTACTGAATCAGGACAGCCTGAGCGACATTCTCGCCATAGGTTTTCGCCAATTGCGAGCGCACGAAGGCATGGGCATTTTGCGCCTGTTCGGTGGTGGCATTGACGCCGGTGCCAATCGCCCAAACTGGCTCGTAGGCGATGACGACATTGGCCATGCCCGCCGCATCGACACCCGCCAAGCCGGACGACAATTGCTGTTCCAGCACGGCATTCGTTTCGTTGGCCTGCCGTTGAGCCAGGGTTTCGCCGATGCAGTAAATCACCTTCAGACCGCTGGCCAACGAGAATTTCACCTTCTCATTGATGAGCGAATC
This DNA window, taken from Tuwongella immobilis, encodes the following:
- the tpiA gene encoding triose-phosphate isomerase, which encodes MARKKLIAGNWKMFTLSAGAAQLAKAVADELTADENLLVAVCPPFPWIASVAAVVKGTPLLVGAQDVYPAKEGAFTGEVAPEMLLDAGASYVIIGHSERRHVIKESDSLINEKVKFSLASGLKVIYCIGETLAQRQANETNAVLEQQLSSGLAGVDAAGMANVVIAYEPVWAIGTGVNATTEQAQNAHAFVRSQLAKTYGENVAQAVLIQYGGSVKPDNAKDLLSQPDVDGALVGGASLKADSFLAIVRAAMG
- a CDS encoding YicC/YloC family endoribonuclease; this encodes MLLSMTGFGKAQSQGEFGSLTVELRAVNNRYLKVSVRGSDPYPAMESDIEKIVRKVVRRGTVQVHIRAERTGGKVEARRLDHELIRQYIRELTEICVEFGNPTWVPHLIAQVPQMPGVIGDAAPPEDTFDTEWPIAERTIETAVENLQEMRRQEGAAMAEELREHARVFTQCLEQIKLLVPQVATGYRQRLQERIREALQESAVPIEMPDLIREVAVYSERSDISEEVMRLGSHLQQFHQLITGDGESPGRKLEFVTQEMNRETNTIGSKAGDVAISQQVFEMKAILEKIREMLQNVE
- the secG gene encoding preprotein translocase subunit SecG → MALFGVWWVANVLNVLVILLGVMLIGLVLLQEGKGGGLTGALGGMSGSTPLGYRSADALVKVTIGFAGVWVLLIILQVWAIQSDAKSGGADAGPVVSSPLDAQ
- the gmk gene encoding guanylate kinase, which produces MSRSPLIIVSGPSGVGKTTVIQRLLADASLPLRLSVSATTRKPRAGEVDGQHYHFWDRDRFEAGIAAGQFLEYAQVHGNYYGTLRDEVERHRDCQTGVILDIDVQGFFQVRQHCDDYLSIFLYVPEDRYEARLRNRASEDEAAIQRRLQTARWEITQAGEYMVQLVNEDLDETVSRVQQLIRDQYQRRGGSCSTI